From the genome of Streptacidiphilus rugosus AM-16, one region includes:
- a CDS encoding ankyrin repeat domain-containing protein, whose amino-acid sequence MTDIPTQPLSFPVAEAAADRALLDAAGRGDLQALGEALAAGADTEARDEAGRTALLMASLADDVPLAEALLAAGADVDAQDNRRDNAWLVTGVTGSVPMMRALLPAGPDLTLTNRYGGVSVIPASERGHVGYVRAVLAETSTDVDHVNRLGWTALLEAVILGDGGQVHQEIVEILLATGADPLLPDGEGVTARAHAERRGFLAMADVLRAAEAGR is encoded by the coding sequence GTGACCGACATCCCCACCCAGCCCCTCTCGTTCCCCGTGGCCGAGGCCGCGGCCGACCGTGCCCTGCTGGACGCCGCCGGTCGCGGTGATCTCCAGGCCCTGGGCGAGGCGCTGGCGGCGGGCGCCGACACCGAGGCGCGCGACGAGGCCGGCCGGACGGCCCTGCTGATGGCCTCCCTCGCCGACGACGTCCCCCTGGCCGAGGCCCTGCTCGCCGCCGGCGCGGACGTCGACGCGCAGGACAACCGCCGGGACAACGCCTGGCTGGTCACCGGCGTCACCGGCAGCGTCCCGATGATGCGGGCGCTGCTGCCGGCCGGGCCGGACCTCACCCTGACCAACCGCTACGGCGGCGTCTCGGTGATCCCCGCCAGCGAGCGCGGCCACGTCGGCTACGTGCGCGCGGTCCTGGCCGAGACGTCGACGGACGTCGACCACGTGAACCGGCTGGGCTGGACGGCTCTGCTGGAGGCGGTGATCCTCGGTGACGGCGGCCAGGTCCACCAGGAGATCGTCGAGATCCTGCTCGCCACGGGCGCCGATCCACTGCTCCCCGACGGCGAGGGTGTGACGGCCCGCGCCCATGCGGAGCGCCGGGGCTTCCTGGCCATGGCGGACGTGCTGCGCGCGGCGGAAGCCGGACGGTGA
- a CDS encoding YncE family protein, whose translation MNGARAARALAGTAALLAALAGCAQVDPAAGPTADRPAPTASLHSPGVSRTAAPTARTPDGTLVLTDFGSDTVTFVAPRARGAATALGSVRVGAAPYGVALGRDGTAWVATAEGVAAVDTRRRTRTALIPYAADVGPVTGGEYRGGGMGIALSPDGSRVYVGVNIPGRDGELEIVDTARHTVVGSTPVGRRPFDVDVSPDGSHVYVTDHDSFDVAVVDTRDGSAHRIEVAPYGTAGGLGSWLKPHYTAVRPSDGALLIPFEGERLAVVDPAHGRVTVRPMTADTHQHGVTIGKDGTLYVVGTGPIDPSRQAGPSLTVRRPDGRERLIPLQGPHENVALSADGRTAYVTGGYSRDGYWNGISVVDLDTGTVTRLAVGHRPLGVAVLGLP comes from the coding sequence GTGAACGGCGCCCGGGCCGCCCGGGCGCTCGCGGGAACGGCCGCCCTCCTGGCCGCGCTGGCCGGCTGCGCCCAGGTCGACCCCGCGGCCGGCCCCACAGCCGACCGGCCGGCCCCGACGGCCTCGCTGCACAGCCCGGGAGTGTCGCGCACCGCGGCGCCCACCGCGCGGACCCCCGACGGAACGCTGGTGCTCACCGACTTCGGGTCCGACACGGTGACCTTCGTGGCTCCGCGAGCCCGCGGAGCCGCGACCGCTCTCGGCTCGGTACGGGTGGGCGCCGCGCCCTACGGGGTCGCCCTGGGCCGGGACGGCACGGCCTGGGTGGCCACGGCCGAGGGCGTCGCGGCCGTCGACACCCGTCGGCGGACGCGCACGGCACTGATCCCGTACGCGGCCGACGTCGGGCCGGTGACCGGCGGCGAATACCGGGGCGGGGGCATGGGGATCGCCCTCTCCCCCGACGGAAGCCGGGTCTATGTCGGGGTCAACATCCCGGGGCGGGACGGCGAGTTGGAGATCGTCGACACCGCGCGGCACACGGTGGTCGGCTCCACGCCGGTCGGCCGCCGCCCGTTCGACGTGGACGTCTCCCCGGACGGGAGCCACGTCTACGTCACCGATCACGACTCCTTCGACGTCGCCGTGGTGGACACCCGCGACGGGAGCGCCCACCGGATCGAGGTCGCGCCGTACGGCACCGCGGGCGGCCTCGGATCCTGGCTCAAGCCCCACTACACCGCCGTCCGGCCCTCGGACGGGGCGCTGCTGATCCCCTTCGAGGGCGAGCGCCTGGCGGTGGTCGATCCTGCCCACGGCCGGGTCACCGTCCGGCCGATGACGGCCGACACCCACCAGCACGGGGTCACCATCGGCAAGGACGGCACGCTCTACGTCGTCGGCACCGGCCCGATCGACCCCTCCCGCCAGGCCGGGCCCTCCCTCACGGTCCGCCGCCCGGACGGCCGCGAACGGCTCATCCCGCTGCAGGGCCCGCACGAGAACGTCGCCCTGTCCGCCGACGGCCGTACCGCCTACGTCACCGGCGGCTACAGCAGGGACGGCTACTGGAACGGGATCAGCGTCGTCGACCTGGACACGGGCACGGTGACCCGCCTGGCCGTCGGCCACCGCCCGTTGGGCGTCGCGGTCCTGGGCCTGCCGTAG
- a CDS encoding replication-associated recombination protein A, with the protein MEPDLFTAAAEDFQAKEPGRSPLAVRMRPRALDEVAGQRQLLKPGSPLRRLVAASGGPAATSSVILWGPPGTGKTTLAYVISQATESRFVELSAITAGVKEVRAVIEGARRAVGASGKETVLFLDEIHRFSKAQQDSLLPAVENRWVTLIAATTENPYFSVISPLLSRSLLLTLESLTDEDVRALLRRAVTDERGLDGAVTLAEDAEDHLVRIAGGDARKALTSLEAAAGAAIEQQEETVTLELTETAVNRAAVRYDRDGDQHYDVASALIKSIRGSDVDAALHYLARMIEAGEDPRFIARRLMISASEDIGVADPNALPIAVAAAQAVAMIGFPEASLTLSHAVIALALAPKSNSATTAIGEALADVRAGLAGPVPPHLRDGHYAGAKKLGHAQGYVYPHDLPEGIAAQQYAPDAIHGKQYYRPTRHGAEARYADVAEWVRGRLAGSTE; encoded by the coding sequence GTGGAACCAGACCTCTTCACCGCCGCCGCCGAGGACTTCCAGGCCAAGGAGCCGGGCCGCTCGCCGCTCGCCGTCCGGATGCGGCCGCGCGCGCTGGACGAGGTGGCCGGGCAGCGGCAACTGCTGAAGCCGGGCTCCCCGCTGCGACGGCTGGTCGCCGCCAGCGGCGGGCCCGCGGCGACGTCGTCGGTGATCCTGTGGGGGCCGCCGGGGACGGGCAAGACCACGCTCGCCTACGTGATCAGCCAGGCCACCGAGAGCCGCTTCGTCGAACTGTCGGCGATCACGGCGGGCGTGAAGGAGGTCCGCGCGGTCATCGAGGGCGCGCGGCGGGCGGTCGGGGCGAGCGGAAAGGAGACGGTGCTCTTCCTCGACGAGATCCACCGCTTCTCCAAGGCCCAGCAGGACAGCCTGCTGCCCGCCGTCGAGAACCGCTGGGTCACGCTGATCGCGGCCACGACGGAGAACCCGTACTTCTCGGTGATCTCGCCGCTGCTCTCGCGCTCGCTGCTGCTGACCCTGGAGTCCCTCACCGACGAGGACGTCCGGGCGCTGCTGCGCCGGGCCGTCACCGACGAGCGCGGTCTGGACGGCGCGGTGACGCTCGCCGAGGACGCCGAGGACCACCTGGTGCGGATCGCGGGAGGTGACGCCCGCAAGGCGCTGACCTCACTGGAGGCAGCGGCCGGGGCGGCGATCGAGCAGCAGGAGGAGACGGTCACCCTCGAACTGACCGAGACCGCGGTCAACCGCGCCGCGGTCCGCTACGACCGCGACGGCGACCAGCACTACGACGTGGCCAGCGCGCTGATCAAGTCGATCCGCGGCAGCGACGTGGACGCCGCGCTCCACTACCTGGCCCGGATGATCGAGGCGGGCGAGGACCCGCGTTTCATCGCCCGCCGGCTGATGATCTCCGCGAGCGAGGACATCGGCGTCGCGGACCCGAACGCCCTGCCGATCGCCGTCGCCGCGGCCCAGGCGGTCGCGATGATCGGCTTCCCCGAGGCCTCGCTGACCCTGTCCCACGCGGTGATCGCGCTCGCGCTCGCGCCGAAGTCGAACTCCGCGACGACGGCGATCGGCGAGGCGCTGGCCGACGTCAGGGCCGGGCTGGCCGGCCCGGTGCCGCCGCACCTGCGCGACGGCCACTACGCCGGGGCCAAGAAGCTCGGGCACGCCCAGGGCTACGTCTACCCGCACGATCTGCCGGAGGGCATCGCCGCCCAGCAGTACGCCCCGGACGCGATCCACGGCAAGCAGTACTACCGCCCGACCCGCCATGGTGCGGAGGCCCGCTACGCGGATGTCGCCGAGTGGGTCCGCGGGCGCCTGGCGGGCTCCACCGAGTAG
- a CDS encoding response regulator gives MTIAVLVVEDDPVAAEAHAAYVDRAPGFRCAGTAHGAAEALRFLDRARREGAPVVLILLDLYLPDGHGLELIRTLRAGGHGADIIAVTSARDLATVRRAVSTGVVQYLLKPFAAATLQDRLARYARYRASLDREGEALGQDEVDQAFAELRSSRGTTLPKGLTSPTLEAVAGVLREAGTGLSAAAVGTAAGVSRITARRYLEHLVETGRAAREPQYGQVGRPELAYRWR, from the coding sequence GTGACGATCGCCGTGCTGGTGGTCGAGGACGACCCGGTCGCGGCGGAGGCGCACGCCGCCTACGTCGACCGGGCCCCCGGCTTCCGCTGTGCGGGCACCGCGCACGGCGCCGCCGAGGCGCTGCGGTTCCTGGACCGGGCCCGCCGCGAGGGCGCACCGGTGGTGCTGATCCTGCTCGACCTCTACCTGCCGGACGGCCACGGTCTCGAGCTGATCCGCACCCTCCGTGCCGGCGGGCACGGCGCGGACATCATCGCCGTGACCTCCGCCCGCGACCTGGCCACCGTCCGCAGGGCGGTGTCGACGGGAGTGGTGCAGTACCTGCTCAAGCCCTTCGCCGCGGCCACCCTGCAGGACCGGCTGGCGCGCTATGCCCGCTACCGCGCGAGCCTGGACCGCGAGGGGGAGGCGCTCGGCCAGGACGAGGTCGACCAGGCCTTCGCCGAGCTGCGTTCGTCGCGGGGGACGACGCTGCCGAAGGGCCTGACCTCGCCGACGCTCGAGGCCGTCGCGGGCGTACTGCGGGAAGCCGGGACGGGGTTGTCGGCCGCCGCGGTCGGCACCGCGGCGGGGGTCTCCCGGATCACCGCCAGACGTTATCTGGAGCACCTGGTGGAGACCGGCCGGGCCGCCCGCGAACCGCAGTACGGTCAGGTCGGCCGACCTGAGCTCGCGTACCGCTGGAGGTAG
- a CDS encoding ATP-binding protein, which yields MHVRLAPRPPRSHRVARSLAGQLFAVQVLIVALVVAGGAVLAYVLISDRAQQAADRQVRATATAVADAPSVRDAVRRPDPTAALQPYAQEVVRDAGVDFVTIMDTHGVRWTHPDPAEIGKHFLGHIGPALAGHTFTETYTGTLGPSVRAVAPVRDASGRVIALVSVGITVQSLSGQLSGAITVLVLVALGALAVGGLGTWLANRRLRRHTHGMGAAELSHLYEYHQATLHSVREGLVLLDRAGTVVLCNDAAGELLGLDGPAEGRPFGELALPKPLRAAVAGPEPVRDQLHLTADRVVVINTSPIGDGGPELGTVVTLRDHTELQALTGELDSVRGFAEALSAQAHEAANRLHAVVSLIETGRHRQAVDFATAELELSQQLTDRVVGAVDEPVLAALLLGKAAQAAERGVELVLTEESRIGDALPPELGARDLVTLLGNLIDNAIDAAIEGAAEHDGPPTVTVTARSDARELLLRVADTGPGIEPDAVARIFERGWSTKQAAGRGIGLALVSQTARRNGGSVEVGRGIGAELTVRIPLRGRAVVAP from the coding sequence ATGCACGTCCGCCTCGCCCCGCGCCCGCCCCGGAGCCACCGTGTCGCGCGCAGCCTGGCCGGTCAGCTGTTCGCGGTGCAGGTGCTGATCGTCGCGCTGGTCGTCGCCGGCGGGGCCGTGCTGGCCTATGTGCTGATCAGCGACCGCGCCCAGCAGGCAGCGGACCGGCAGGTGCGGGCCACGGCCACGGCGGTCGCCGACGCGCCGAGCGTCAGGGACGCCGTGCGCCGCCCCGATCCGACCGCGGCGCTCCAGCCGTACGCGCAGGAGGTCGTCAGGGACGCCGGGGTCGACTTCGTCACGATCATGGACACCCACGGCGTCCGGTGGACCCACCCGGACCCGGCGGAGATAGGCAAGCACTTCCTCGGGCACATCGGGCCCGCGCTCGCCGGGCACACCTTCACCGAGACCTACACCGGCACGCTCGGCCCCTCCGTCCGCGCGGTCGCGCCGGTGCGGGACGCGAGCGGCCGGGTGATCGCGCTGGTCAGCGTCGGCATCACGGTCCAGAGCCTGAGTGGGCAGCTGAGCGGGGCGATCACAGTGCTGGTGCTGGTGGCGCTCGGGGCCCTCGCGGTCGGCGGGCTCGGCACCTGGCTGGCCAATCGCCGCCTGCGCCGGCACACCCACGGCATGGGCGCCGCCGAGCTCAGCCACCTGTACGAGTACCACCAGGCGACGCTGCACTCCGTCCGGGAGGGGTTGGTGCTGCTGGACCGGGCCGGGACCGTCGTGCTCTGCAACGACGCCGCCGGCGAGCTCCTGGGCCTGGACGGTCCGGCGGAGGGACGGCCCTTCGGCGAGCTCGCGCTGCCGAAGCCGCTGCGGGCGGCGGTCGCCGGGCCGGAGCCGGTGCGGGACCAGCTGCACCTGACGGCGGACCGCGTCGTCGTGATCAACACCTCGCCCATCGGCGACGGCGGACCCGAGCTGGGGACCGTGGTGACCCTGCGCGACCACACCGAACTGCAGGCACTGACAGGCGAGTTGGACTCGGTGCGCGGTTTCGCCGAGGCGCTCAGCGCTCAGGCGCACGAGGCGGCGAACCGGCTCCACGCGGTGGTGTCGCTGATCGAGACCGGCCGACACCGGCAGGCCGTCGACTTCGCGACCGCCGAGCTGGAGCTGTCCCAGCAGCTCACCGACCGCGTCGTGGGCGCGGTCGACGAGCCGGTGCTGGCCGCGCTGCTGCTGGGCAAGGCCGCCCAGGCGGCGGAGCGGGGCGTCGAGCTGGTGCTGACGGAGGAGAGCCGGATCGGCGACGCGTTGCCGCCCGAGCTCGGTGCGCGGGACCTGGTGACGCTGTTGGGCAATCTGATCGACAACGCGATCGACGCCGCGATCGAGGGGGCGGCGGAACACGACGGTCCGCCGACCGTCACCGTGACCGCCCGCAGCGACGCCCGCGAGCTGCTGCTGCGCGTGGCCGACACCGGGCCCGGTATCGAGCCGGACGCGGTGGCGCGGATCTTCGAGCGCGGCTGGTCCACGAAGCAGGCCGCGGGCCGCGGCATCGGGTTGGCGCTGGTGTCCCAGACCGCGCGCAGGAACGGCGGCAGCGTGGAGGTGGGGCGCGGGATCGGCGCGGAGCTGACGGTGAGAATCCCGCTGCGGGGCCGGGCGGTGGTCGCGCCGTGA
- a CDS encoding cation:dicarboxylate symporter family transporter, with amino-acid sequence MRAGRERTHYLYPAVVAAVLAGIVVGLAAPDFAVQLKPVGTGFVNLIKMMISPVIFTTIVLGIGSVTKAAKVGRVGGLALGYFLVMSTVALAIGLLVGNIVDPGHGLHLTSALAKAGHAQAATGAAEGTSDFLLGIIPTTLVSALTGGQVLQTLLAALLVGFALQSMGAAGAPVLRGVEHLQKLVFKVLAMIMWAAPVGAFGAIAAVVGATGWAALKSLLMIMLGFYAACAIFVVVVLGLLLRLVAGVNVFALLRYLGREFLLILSTSSSESALPRLIAKMEHLGVSRPVAGITVPAGYSFNLDGTAIYLTMASIFIAQAMDKPMSLGSQISLLLFMVIASKGAAGVTGAGLATLAGGLQSHAPALVDGVGLIVGIDRFMSEARALTNFAGNAVATILIGHWTRELDRDRMTLVLSGRLPFDETTQSPDPAPAIPAQAPAAA; translated from the coding sequence ATGAGAGCTGGACGCGAACGCACGCACTATCTGTACCCGGCCGTCGTCGCGGCCGTCCTCGCCGGCATCGTGGTCGGCCTGGCCGCTCCCGACTTCGCCGTTCAACTGAAGCCGGTCGGCACCGGTTTCGTGAACCTGATCAAGATGATGATCAGCCCGGTCATCTTCACCACGATCGTGCTCGGCATCGGCTCGGTCACCAAGGCCGCGAAGGTGGGCAGGGTCGGCGGCCTGGCTCTCGGCTACTTCCTGGTCATGTCGACGGTGGCGCTCGCCATCGGCCTGCTCGTCGGCAACATCGTCGACCCGGGCCACGGCCTGCACCTGACCTCCGCGCTGGCCAAGGCCGGCCATGCGCAGGCCGCGACGGGGGCGGCCGAGGGCACCTCGGACTTCCTGCTCGGCATCATCCCGACCACCCTGGTCTCCGCCCTCACCGGCGGCCAGGTGCTGCAGACCCTGCTGGCGGCCCTGCTCGTCGGCTTCGCACTGCAGTCCATGGGCGCGGCGGGCGCGCCGGTGCTGCGCGGAGTGGAGCACCTGCAGAAGCTCGTCTTCAAGGTGCTTGCGATGATCATGTGGGCGGCGCCGGTCGGTGCGTTCGGCGCGATCGCCGCGGTGGTCGGGGCGACGGGATGGGCGGCGCTGAAGTCACTGCTCATGATCATGCTGGGCTTCTACGCGGCGTGCGCGATCTTCGTCGTCGTGGTGCTCGGCCTGCTGCTGCGGCTGGTCGCGGGCGTGAACGTCTTCGCCCTGCTGCGCTACCTCGGCCGGGAGTTCCTGCTGATCCTGTCGACCTCGTCGAGCGAGAGCGCGCTGCCGCGCCTGATCGCGAAGATGGAGCACCTGGGCGTGAGCCGCCCGGTCGCCGGGATCACGGTGCCGGCCGGCTACAGCTTCAACCTGGACGGCACGGCCATCTACCTGACCATGGCCTCGATCTTCATCGCGCAGGCGATGGACAAGCCGATGTCGCTGGGCTCGCAGATCTCGCTGCTGCTGTTCATGGTGATCGCGAGCAAGGGCGCGGCGGGCGTCACCGGCGCCGGCCTGGCCACCCTGGCGGGCGGCCTCCAGTCACACGCCCCCGCGCTGGTCGACGGCGTCGGCCTGATCGTCGGCATCGACCGCTTCATGTCGGAGGCCCGGGCCCTGACCAACTTCGCCGGCAACGCCGTCGCGACGATCCTCATCGGCCACTGGACCCGCGAGCTGGACCGCGACCGCATGACGCTCGTCCTGAGCGGACGGCTGCCCTTCGACGAGACGACCCAGTCCCCCGACCCCGCCCCGGCCATCCCGGCGCAGGCGCCGGCTGCGGCGTAG
- the aspS gene encoding aspartate--tRNA ligase has translation MIRTHEAGTLRPEHAGTTVTLAGWVARRRDHGGVAFVDVRDTSGTVQVVFRDLDAVGELRSEWCVKIVGEVRVRPEGNENPDIPTGQVEVVVSELTVLSEAAALPFMVAEYEPGSVNEEVRLKYRYLDLRREGPARALRLRSKATHIIRTVMEENGFLDIETPYLTRSTPEGARDFLVPVRLQPGHWYALPQSPQLFKQLLMVAGMERYYQIARCFRDEDFRADRQPEFTQLDVEASFVDQEDILKLGEEVVSRVWGEVHGYEVPLPLPRMSYADAMSRYGSDKPDVRFDNELTELTEYFTGTEFRVFQAPYIGAVVMPGGASQPRKQLDAWQDWAKARGARGLAYVLVDEETGELRGPVAKNLSEEHLAGLADAVGAKPGDCVFFAAGKKTASQELLGAARLEIGKRCGLIDESKWAFLWVVDFPMFEPIEDDKGEFQGWHAVHHPFTAPTAESMATFDTDPGSALSNAYDLVLNGSEIGGGSIRIHQKDVQQRAFDAIGLSPEEAQSQFGFLLNAFDFGPPPHGGIALGLDRLVALLGGYETIRDVIAFPKTSTGGDPLTGAPTPITAAQRKEAGVDAKPKSEA, from the coding sequence GTGATCCGCACCCACGAGGCCGGCACGCTCCGCCCGGAGCACGCCGGCACCACCGTCACCCTCGCCGGCTGGGTCGCCCGCCGCCGTGACCACGGCGGTGTGGCCTTCGTCGACGTGCGGGACACCTCCGGCACCGTCCAGGTCGTCTTCCGCGACCTGGACGCGGTCGGCGAGCTGCGCTCCGAGTGGTGCGTCAAGATCGTCGGCGAGGTCCGGGTCCGCCCGGAGGGCAACGAGAACCCCGACATCCCGACCGGCCAGGTCGAGGTCGTCGTCTCCGAGCTGACCGTGCTCTCCGAGGCCGCCGCGCTGCCGTTCATGGTCGCGGAGTACGAGCCCGGCTCGGTCAACGAGGAGGTCCGCCTCAAGTACCGGTACCTCGACCTGCGTCGCGAGGGCCCCGCCCGCGCGCTGCGGCTGCGCTCGAAGGCCACGCACATCATCCGCACGGTGATGGAGGAGAACGGCTTCCTCGACATCGAGACGCCGTACCTGACGCGTTCGACGCCCGAGGGCGCCCGCGACTTCCTGGTGCCGGTCCGCCTGCAGCCGGGCCACTGGTACGCCCTGCCGCAGTCGCCGCAGCTGTTCAAGCAGCTGCTGATGGTGGCGGGCATGGAGCGCTACTACCAGATCGCGCGCTGCTTCCGCGACGAGGACTTCCGCGCCGACCGTCAGCCGGAGTTCACCCAGCTCGACGTCGAGGCCTCCTTCGTCGACCAGGAGGACATCCTCAAGCTGGGCGAGGAGGTCGTCTCCCGCGTCTGGGGCGAGGTCCACGGCTACGAGGTGCCGCTGCCGCTGCCGCGCATGTCCTACGCGGACGCGATGTCCCGCTACGGCTCCGACAAGCCCGACGTCCGCTTCGACAACGAGCTGACCGAGCTGACCGAGTACTTCACCGGCACCGAGTTCCGCGTCTTCCAGGCCCCGTACATCGGCGCCGTGGTGATGCCGGGCGGCGCGTCGCAGCCGCGCAAGCAGCTGGACGCGTGGCAGGACTGGGCGAAGGCGCGCGGCGCGCGCGGCCTGGCCTACGTGCTGGTCGACGAGGAGACCGGCGAGCTGCGCGGCCCGGTCGCCAAGAACCTCAGCGAGGAGCACCTCGCGGGTCTGGCCGACGCGGTGGGCGCGAAGCCGGGCGACTGTGTCTTCTTCGCGGCGGGCAAGAAGACGGCCTCGCAGGAGCTGCTGGGCGCGGCGCGTCTGGAGATCGGCAAGCGCTGCGGCCTGATCGACGAGTCGAAGTGGGCCTTCCTCTGGGTCGTCGACTTCCCGATGTTCGAGCCCATCGAGGACGACAAGGGCGAGTTCCAGGGCTGGCACGCGGTGCACCACCCGTTCACGGCCCCGACGGCCGAGTCGATGGCGACCTTCGACACCGACCCGGGCAGCGCGCTCTCGAACGCCTACGACCTGGTGCTCAACGGGTCCGAGATCGGCGGCGGTTCGATCCGTATCCACCAGAAGGACGTGCAGCAGCGTGCGTTCGACGCGATCGGGCTCTCCCCGGAGGAGGCGCAGTCGCAGTTCGGCTTCCTGCTGAACGCCTTCGACTTCGGCCCGCCGCCGCACGGTGGCATCGCGCTGGGCCTGGACCGTCTGGTCGCGCTGCTGGGCGGCTACGAGACGATCCGTGACGTCATCGCCTTCCCGAAGACGTCCACCGGCGGCGACCCGCTGACCGGCGCGCCGACGCCGATCACGGCCGCGCAGCGCAAGGAAGCGGGCGTCGACGCGAAGCCCAAGTCCGAGGCGTAG
- the hisS gene encoding histidine--tRNA ligase, with protein sequence MSSTSSQPQQPFQAVKGTYDILPATAPTVLAVREAMAAPLRRAGYGYIETPVFEDVNLFSRGVGESTDIVTKEMFAFTTLGGERIALRPEGTASVLRAALEANLHRIGNLPVKLWYSGSQYRYEKPQKGRYRQFWQVGAEAIGAEDPALDAELIILAADAFRSLGLQQVRLLLNSLGDRQCRPVYRAALQDFLRGLDLDEDTRRRAEINPLRVLDDKRPDVQKQLVGAPMLVDFLCEECKAYHEQVRELLTAAGIAFEDDTKLVRGLDYYTRTTFEFVHDGLGSQSAVGGGGRYDGLAEMIGGPALPSVGWALGVDRTVLALEAEGIELPSSNSSDVFAVPLGEQARRVLFAAVTQLRREGVSADIVYGGKGLKAAMKAADRSGARYALVAGERDLAEGLVQLKDLSTGDQTPVALDVLVTTLKEKLQ encoded by the coding sequence GTGAGCAGCACTTCTTCGCAGCCCCAGCAGCCCTTCCAGGCCGTCAAGGGCACCTACGACATCCTTCCCGCCACCGCGCCGACCGTCCTCGCCGTGCGCGAGGCGATGGCCGCGCCGCTGCGCCGGGCCGGATACGGCTACATCGAGACCCCGGTCTTCGAGGACGTGAACCTCTTCTCGCGCGGCGTCGGCGAGTCGACCGACATCGTCACCAAGGAGATGTTCGCCTTCACCACCCTCGGCGGCGAGCGCATCGCGCTGCGTCCCGAGGGCACCGCCTCCGTGCTGCGCGCCGCGCTGGAGGCCAACCTGCACCGGATCGGCAACCTCCCGGTCAAGCTCTGGTACAGCGGCTCGCAGTACCGCTACGAGAAGCCGCAGAAGGGCCGCTACCGCCAGTTCTGGCAGGTCGGCGCCGAGGCGATCGGCGCGGAGGACCCGGCGCTGGACGCCGAGTTGATCATCCTCGCGGCGGACGCCTTCCGTTCGCTCGGGCTGCAGCAGGTCCGTCTGCTGCTCAACAGCCTCGGCGACCGGCAGTGCCGCCCGGTCTACCGGGCCGCGCTCCAGGACTTCCTGCGCGGGCTCGACCTCGACGAGGACACCCGCCGCCGTGCGGAGATCAACCCGCTGCGCGTGCTCGACGACAAGCGGCCCGACGTGCAGAAGCAGTTGGTCGGCGCGCCGATGCTGGTCGACTTCCTCTGCGAGGAGTGCAAGGCCTACCACGAGCAGGTCCGCGAGCTGCTGACCGCCGCCGGGATCGCCTTCGAGGACGACACCAAGCTGGTGCGCGGCCTCGACTACTACACCCGCACCACCTTCGAGTTCGTCCACGACGGCCTCGGCTCCCAGTCCGCCGTCGGCGGCGGCGGTCGCTACGACGGCCTCGCCGAGATGATCGGCGGCCCGGCGCTCCCGTCCGTCGGCTGGGCGCTCGGCGTGGACCGGACTGTGCTGGCGCTGGAGGCGGAGGGCATCGAGCTGCCGTCCTCCAACAGCTCCGACGTCTTCGCCGTGCCGCTCGGCGAGCAGGCCAGGCGTGTGCTATTCGCCGCCGTGACGCAGCTGCGTCGTGAGGGCGTCTCGGCCGACATCGTCTACGGCGGCAAGGGACTCAAGGCCGCGATGAAGGCCGCCGACCGCTCCGGCGCGCGCTACGCGCTCGTCGCCGGCGAGCGCGATCTCGCCGAAGGTCTGGTTCAGTTGAAGGATCTCAGCACCGGTGACCAGACCCCGGTCGCCCTCGACGTTCTCGTCACCACCCTGAAGGAGAAGCTCCAGTGA
- a CDS encoding MBL fold metallo-hydrolase, giving the protein MFIAGFPAGAWGTNCYLVASAAGEECVIVDPGHEAAAGVEDAVREHGLKPVAVVLTHGHIDHVASVVPVCGARGIPAWIHPEDRYMLTDPEKALGRSFGAQLMGELTVGEPDDLRLLTDGSVLELAGLSLTVDHAPGHTGGSVTFRTPAAPELPPVLFSGDLLFAGSVGRTDLPGGDHDALLKSLARVCLPLQDETVVLSGHGPQTTIGRERAANPYLQQVAGSAAPTGAPRRGL; this is encoded by the coding sequence GTGTTCATCGCCGGCTTTCCCGCTGGGGCCTGGGGCACCAACTGCTACCTCGTGGCCTCCGCCGCCGGCGAGGAGTGCGTCATCGTCGACCCGGGCCACGAGGCGGCCGCCGGCGTCGAGGACGCGGTGCGCGAGCACGGGCTCAAGCCGGTCGCGGTGGTGCTCACGCACGGGCACATCGACCACGTCGCCTCGGTCGTCCCGGTCTGCGGCGCACGCGGCATCCCGGCCTGGATCCACCCCGAGGACCGGTACATGCTGACCGATCCGGAGAAGGCCCTCGGCCGCTCCTTCGGCGCGCAGCTGATGGGCGAGCTGACGGTCGGCGAGCCGGACGACCTGCGGCTGCTCACCGACGGCAGCGTGCTGGAGCTCGCCGGGCTGAGCCTGACCGTCGACCACGCCCCGGGCCATACCGGGGGGTCGGTGACCTTCAGGACGCCCGCCGCACCGGAGCTCCCGCCGGTGCTGTTCTCGGGCGACCTGCTCTTCGCCGGCTCCGTCGGACGCACCGATCTCCCCGGAGGCGACCACGACGCCCTCCTGAAGTCGCTGGCACGCGTGTGCCTGCCGCTGCAGGACGAGACCGTGGTCCTCTCCGGACACGGCCCCCAGACCACCATCGGCCGCGAGCGCGCCGCCAACCCGTACCTGCAGCAGGTAGCCGGCAGCGCCGCGCCGACCGGCGCCCCGCGCCGCGGACTGTAG